The following proteins are encoded in a genomic region of Cryptomeria japonica chromosome 11, Sugi_1.0, whole genome shotgun sequence:
- the LOC131041092 gene encoding 2-oxoglutarate-dependent dioxygenase AOP3-like encodes MTVPGSADERFCPVIDISQFHSHNLAAAVREACEKNGCFTIVNHGVPLDLLKDLEALLEELFALPAEVKERAIVYNPDARSANNETFDLERLPDLATMQKLHDRLWPEEGNPKFCNVMRTFISSMTELHNKMSKIFLATLNLDVKSLFHSDFEKCYSFMGINHYTPKDKQMDEEVMHPHTDIGCFSMLYTNNTPGLQVKSKEGKWLDVIPVPYSFVVMASDLLKVWTNGRFHSTEHRVVYKGWKERISVAYAVLFSDDLQILAPSDLVDDKYPRRYKPFTFQPFKEAYYINYKTKEQKLERFVDVFAGI; translated from the exons ATGACAGTTCCAGGCAGTGCCGACGAACGTTTTTGCCCTGTGATTGACATATCACAATTTCATAGCCACAACTTGGCGGCAGCAGTACGAGAAGCCTGTGAAAAGAATGGATGTTTCACCATTGTCAACCATGGAGTTCCGTTGGATCTTCTCAAAGATTTGGAGGCCCTTCTTGAGGAACTATTTGCTCTACCAGCAGAGGTTAAGGAAAGAGCCATAGTGTACAATCCGGATGCTCGTTCTGCTAACAATGAGACTTTCGATTTGGAGCGCCTGCCTGATTTAGCTACAATGCAGAAATTGCATGACAGGCTATGGCCGGAAGAGGGAAACCCAAAGTTCTG TAACGTCATGAGGACTTTCATATCAAGCATGACCGAACTGCACAATAAGATGAGTAAAATATTCCTTGCCACCCTCAATCTAGACGTCAAGTCACTATTCCATTCTGATTTTGAGAAGTGCTATTCTTTTATGGGTATAAACCACTACACACCCAAGGACAAACAAATGGACGAGGAGGTTATGCATCCACATACAGATATCGGCTGCTTCTCAATGCTTTACACTAACAATACCCCGGGTCTTCAAGTAAAATCAAAGGAAGGGAAGTGGTTGGACGTTATTCCCGTACCTTATTCATTTGTTGTTATGGCAAGCGATCTCCTCAAG GTATGGACCAATGGAAGGTTCCACAGTACAGAACATCGAGTTGTTTATAAAGGATGGAAGGAACGTATATCTGTTGCCTATGCTGTGCTCTTTTCAGATGATCTGCAGATTTTGGCGCCCTCAGATCTTGTGGATGATAAGTACCCACGACGCTACAAGCCTTTCACTTTTCAACCCTTCAAGGAGGCCTATTATATTAACTACAAAACTAAGGAACAAAAGCTTGAGAGATTCGTTGATGTATTTGCAGGCATATAA